The genomic segment TAGATACTTTTATGAGATTTTCTAATGCAGTTGTGGTTGCTCCAGGAGGGGTAGGAACTTTACTAGAATTTTTCTATACTTGGCAATTGATGCAAGTGAAACATATCTGTAATATCCCAATAATCTTGCTAGGAGAAATGTGGTGGGATCTAGCTAGATGGATAAAGAAATGGCCACTCAAAGATAAATTACTTGATAATGATGATTTTGAACTTTTATTTCTAGCAAAGGATTGCAATGAAGCTTTCACAATCATAAAAAGTGCTTATGAAGGTTTCATGCAAAGCGATGCTAAATTCTGTCTTAATTTTAAAAAATATAAGATATAAATTCGCATGTGTGTACTATTGCACGCTTTATTAGTAACATGCACAATAGAAATTTTCGATAAATCATAATTAAAATGGAGTTTTTTTTAAATGTCGGTTATAG from the Candidatus Bathyarchaeota archaeon genome contains:
- a CDS encoding LOG family protein — protein: MKRSLDEELSKRHFRVTIFGSARIKKGDPNYNLIYNLAKLISEAGMDLVTGGGPGLMNAASEGHQAGRKGDETHSIGLRINLPFEQEDASHLDVKKEFGRFSNRLDTFMRFSNAVVVAPGGVGTLLEFFYTWQLMQVKHICNIPIILLGEMWWDLARWIKKWPLKDKLLDNDDFELLFLAKDCNEAFTIIKSAYEGFMQSDAKFCLNFKKYKI